The following coding sequences are from one bacterium window:
- a CDS encoding response regulator, producing the protein MKRAVSSSVPRVLCAALLWSCLCVPPACLAQGAEPPSIFSSDIEPVFEHLTIDDGLPENSVRAILQDRWGFLWLGTQNGLVRYDGYDMRVFLPTPGDSTAFGGRTIEALYEDSDGYLWIGTFLNGLWRFDPRTETFTGFPLLPEGLNEGGRGRVTDICEDGSGRIWVALEQGLASLDRKTGQGQWYDPDFPEDVGPTDEGYSAVLADRWGRVWAGTEDRGIVVLDLEKGSMRFHTHDPQDEATLASRFVTDIYEDAAGTVWVTCNGGLSRWDPVADAFFSLVPAPVGDEVDNYLVCITHDERENLFWIGAAAGLYAFDPAASRFRLFAHDPSRPLSPVNGPVLSVICDRSGLVWAGSWLAGLNKMDPGGGWFRIRRHDPADPGSLDRDGVMAIHEDAADVLWVGTSSVPRGGGLGGLNRRERPDGPFRTLNMAPGGGREMPAVVGLHEDAGGTLWIGTVRGLWRVDGGSVVKVQAGQDPEAAVLSSATLRAVVSDARGNLWMGTHGGLFRWHRPTGRLVRYLRDPGDPHSISSNTITLFHVDGQGRVWASTDDRGLNLYRPETDDFRRYFDPERGLDTVMDIHETADGKFWLGSFAGLLLFDPEHGVETIYDRRHGLPNDQVVSLLPDGAGRLWLSTGKGFARFDPATEAFRTFDVRDGLPSNEVHFAHCRGRDGTLHFGGHHGLVSILPDLFQDNPVVPSVVLTDIAVQGASLPIGGDSPLAQPSHMTAALVLAHDRNDVAFTFTALDFGRPERNGYRYRLENYDARWRNQGGERTATYTNLDPGRYVFNVQGSNRDGVWNEAGVSLALTISPPWWETGWAYALYVLLAIALAYAIYRQVVQRERLRAAVAVEHAEALQYQELDRMKSRFLANITHEFRTPLTLIKAPLQRLQEGVTAEPGDLYATMARNAGRLGQLIDQLLDLSRLEAGRLPVKWRREDCLDFLRLHVASFQSLAEVRGIELVSDIPGEKCDAWCDRDLLDKLAGNLLSNALKFTPEGGRVEVAVAVGAETDEIRVPVARHREGETRSARARELRITVANTGSYIPPAECERIFDRFHQVERHAGSGIGLALVKEITEWLGGRIAVESDERTGTLFTATVPIFVTAPIDEYEADAAEPVETEDADNETADAATGETERPDEPAPLVLVVEDHPDLRTFLRNDLAPEFRVLDVPDGRAGLAMALAEIPDLVLSDVMMPEMNGFELCRRLKEDERTSHVPVILLTARTEAEQRHHGLRLGADDYLPKPFDAEDLKLRIRNLIDQRRKLAERYARKLAVLEPEAMPVTSADERFVLRGREIVDIHLDDPDFTVEAFCQEIAVSRTQLHRKLKAVINQSATEFIRTHRLQRAAQLLEGGYGNVTEVAYAVGFRNLSYFAKTFRVLYGVQPSDYPPRG; encoded by the coding sequence GTGAAGCGTGCGGTGTCGAGTTCCGTCCCCCGGGTCCTGTGCGCGGCGCTGCTGTGGTCGTGCCTTTGCGTCCCCCCGGCCTGCCTGGCGCAGGGCGCCGAGCCGCCGTCTATCTTCTCCAGCGACATCGAACCGGTCTTCGAGCATCTGACCATCGACGACGGCCTGCCGGAGAATTCGGTGCGGGCGATCCTGCAGGACCGCTGGGGCTTCCTGTGGCTCGGCACCCAGAACGGCCTGGTCCGCTACGACGGTTACGACATGCGTGTCTTTCTGCCCACGCCCGGCGATAGCACCGCCTTCGGAGGGCGGACCATCGAGGCGCTCTACGAGGACAGCGACGGCTACCTCTGGATCGGCACCTTCCTGAACGGCCTGTGGCGCTTCGATCCGCGCACGGAGACGTTCACCGGCTTCCCGCTGTTGCCGGAGGGTCTGAACGAAGGCGGCAGGGGCCGGGTCACGGACATCTGCGAGGATGGTTCGGGGCGGATCTGGGTCGCCTTGGAACAGGGCCTGGCCAGCCTGGACCGGAAGACCGGGCAGGGCCAGTGGTACGATCCCGACTTCCCCGAGGACGTCGGCCCGACGGATGAAGGATATTCGGCGGTGCTGGCCGACCGCTGGGGCCGGGTCTGGGCCGGCACCGAGGATCGCGGCATCGTGGTGCTGGATCTCGAGAAGGGGTCCATGCGCTTCCACACCCACGATCCGCAGGACGAGGCCACACTGGCCAGCCGCTTCGTCACCGACATCTACGAGGACGCCGCGGGGACGGTCTGGGTCACCTGCAACGGCGGTCTGTCGCGCTGGGATCCGGTCGCCGACGCCTTCTTTTCCCTGGTGCCCGCGCCGGTCGGCGACGAGGTCGACAACTACCTGGTCTGCATCACCCACGACGAGCGCGAGAACCTGTTCTGGATCGGAGCGGCGGCGGGCCTGTACGCCTTCGATCCCGCAGCGTCCCGTTTCCGCCTCTTCGCGCACGACCCGTCGCGCCCCCTGTCGCCGGTCAACGGGCCAGTCCTCAGCGTGATCTGCGACCGGTCCGGCCTGGTGTGGGCCGGATCCTGGCTCGCTGGCCTGAACAAGATGGACCCCGGGGGTGGGTGGTTCCGCATCCGGCGGCACGATCCGGCCGACCCCGGCAGCCTCGACCGCGACGGCGTGATGGCCATCCACGAAGACGCCGCCGACGTGCTCTGGGTGGGCACGAGCAGCGTGCCGCGCGGCGGCGGGCTGGGCGGCCTGAACCGCCGCGAACGGCCGGACGGTCCGTTCCGGACCCTGAACATGGCGCCGGGCGGCGGCCGCGAGATGCCGGCCGTCGTAGGTCTGCACGAGGACGCCGGGGGAACCCTCTGGATCGGCACCGTACGCGGGTTGTGGCGTGTGGACGGCGGCAGCGTGGTGAAGGTGCAGGCGGGCCAGGATCCAGAAGCGGCCGTGCTCTCCTCGGCGACCCTGCGCGCGGTCGTCTCGGACGCGCGCGGCAACCTGTGGATGGGCACCCACGGGGGGCTCTTCCGCTGGCATCGCCCGACCGGTCGGCTGGTCCGCTACCTGCGCGACCCCGGCGACCCGCACAGCATCAGCAGCAACACCATCACCCTGTTCCACGTGGACGGCCAGGGCCGGGTCTGGGCCAGCACGGACGACCGCGGCCTCAACCTCTACCGGCCGGAGACCGACGACTTCCGGCGTTACTTCGATCCCGAGCGGGGCCTGGACACGGTCATGGACATCCACGAGACGGCCGACGGCAAGTTCTGGCTTGGTTCGTTCGCGGGTCTGCTCCTGTTCGATCCCGAACATGGGGTCGAGACAATCTACGACCGTCGCCACGGCCTGCCCAACGATCAGGTGGTCTCCCTGCTGCCCGACGGCGCGGGCCGCCTCTGGCTGTCCACCGGCAAGGGCTTCGCGCGCTTCGATCCCGCGACGGAGGCGTTCAGGACCTTCGACGTGCGCGACGGGCTACCCAGCAACGAGGTGCATTTCGCCCATTGTCGCGGCCGCGACGGCACGCTCCATTTCGGCGGGCATCACGGCCTGGTGTCAATCCTGCCCGACCTCTTCCAGGACAATCCCGTGGTGCCGTCGGTGGTCCTGACGGACATCGCGGTCCAGGGCGCGTCGCTGCCCATCGGCGGCGATTCCCCCCTGGCGCAGCCGTCCCACATGACCGCGGCACTGGTCCTGGCCCACGACCGCAACGACGTCGCCTTCACCTTCACGGCCCTGGACTTCGGGCGCCCGGAGCGCAACGGCTACCGCTACCGTCTCGAGAACTACGACGCGCGGTGGCGGAACCAGGGCGGCGAGCGCACCGCCACCTATACGAACCTCGACCCCGGACGCTACGTGTTCAACGTGCAGGGCAGCAACCGCGACGGGGTGTGGAACGAGGCGGGCGTCTCGCTGGCGCTGACGATCTCGCCGCCCTGGTGGGAGACCGGCTGGGCCTACGCCCTGTACGTCCTGCTGGCGATCGCGCTGGCCTACGCCATCTATCGCCAGGTCGTCCAGAGGGAGCGGCTGCGCGCGGCCGTGGCAGTCGAGCACGCCGAAGCCCTACAGTACCAGGAGCTCGACCGCATGAAGTCGAGGTTCCTGGCCAACATCACCCACGAGTTCCGCACGCCGTTGACGCTGATCAAGGCGCCCCTGCAACGCCTGCAGGAGGGCGTCACGGCCGAGCCGGGGGATCTCTACGCGACGATGGCCCGCAACGCCGGTCGCCTGGGCCAGCTCATCGACCAGCTGCTGGACCTGTCGCGCCTGGAGGCCGGCCGCCTGCCGGTGAAATGGCGGCGGGAGGACTGCCTGGACTTCCTGCGCTTGCACGTGGCGTCGTTCCAATCGCTGGCCGAGGTCCGCGGCATCGAGCTCGTATCCGACATCCCCGGCGAGAAGTGCGACGCCTGGTGCGACCGCGACCTGCTTGACAAGCTGGCGGGCAACCTGCTGTCCAACGCCCTGAAGTTCACGCCCGAAGGCGGCCGGGTCGAGGTGGCGGTCGCCGTGGGGGCCGAGACCGACGAGATACGGGTCCCTGTGGCGCGGCACCGCGAGGGCGAGACGCGGTCCGCCCGGGCCCGCGAGCTCAGGATCACGGTCGCGAACACCGGCTCCTACATACCGCCCGCCGAATGCGAGAGGATCTTCGACCGGTTCCACCAGGTGGAGCGCCACGCGGGCAGCGGCATCGGCCTGGCCCTGGTCAAGGAGATCACCGAGTGGTTGGGCGGGCGTATCGCGGTGGAGAGCGACGAGCGGACCGGCACGCTTTTCACAGCCACCGTGCCCATCTTCGTCACGGCCCCCATCGATGAATACGAGGCGGACGCGGCCGAACCGGTCGAGACGGAGGATGCCGACAACGAGACCGCGGACGCGGCGACGGGGGAGACCGAGCGTCCGGACGAACCCGCACCGCTGGTGCTCGTTGTGGAGGACCATCCCGATCTGCGCACGTTCCTGCGCAATGATCTCGCGCCGGAATTCAGGGTGCTCGACGTGCCCGACGGGCGGGCGGGGCTCGCCATGGCGCTGGCGGAGATCCCGGATCTGGTGCTCAGCGACGTGATGATGCCTGAAATGAACGGCTTCGAGCTCTGCCGGCGCCTGAAGGAGGACGAGCGCACCAGCCACGTGCCGGTCATCCTGCTGACCGCCCGCACCGAGGCGGAGCAGCGACATCACGGCCTGCGCCTGGGCGCCGACGACTACCTGCCCAAGCCCTTCGACGCCGAGGATCTCAAGCTGCGCATCCGCAACCTCATCGACCAGCGCCGCAAGCTGGCCGAGCGCTACGCCCGCAAGCTGGCCGTCCTCGAACCCGAGGCCATGCCCGTCACCTCGGCCGACGAGCGCTTCGTGTTGCGGGGGCGAGAGATCGTCGATATCCACCTGGACGATCCGGACTTCACCGTGGAGGCCTTCTGCCAGGAAATCGCCGTCAGCCGCACCCAGCTGCACCGCAAGCTCAAGGCCGTGATCAACCAGTCGGCGACGGAATTCATTCGCACGCACCGACTTCAGCGCGCCGCGCAGTTGCTCGAGGGCGGGTACGGGAACGTCACGGAAGTCGCCTACGCGGTCGGATTCCGCAATCTCTCTTATTTTGCAAAGACTTTCCGCGTCCTCTACGGCGTCCAACCCTCAGATTATCCTCCCCGCGGCTGA